A single genomic interval of Penicillium psychrofluorescens genome assembly, chromosome: 2 harbors:
- a CDS encoding uncharacterized protein (ID:PFLUO_002627-T1.cds;~source:funannotate), which translates to MPGLTPEYVSQTKGPRILGTFWAFFSLSILIVSARLYVRARMLRSIGSDDYIIIASMLLLAGYTIVTTVNVHLGYGTHASVIEAKGGEALLEDILLINYIDFLLGIMSFTTPKLAIAALLNRILNPSKWQRVMLWSLTGLVFVASSICIIVLFTMCNPPKSLWLISLQTTGAATCRPISVLVDYAIFTGAISAFVDLFLAFYPTVTLMKLQMSLKKKMALCAALGLGAVACAMAIVKCLQLPGLADKSDPTYATADLVIWTAIESNVIIIASCIPTLGPIYEMIRGKRSWSSHERYYKSSHQLHSSSMGHSASKPNYAVRKHHDDLLTTTVGETKNGSQESILRSDEFQNGAHPLAQIRRTDNITVEYKQSQSPQPPPASWYP; encoded by the exons ATGCCTGGGCTTACTCCGGAATATGTGAGCCAGACCAAAGGGCCACGGATTCTGGGCACTTTCTGGGCATTCTTTTCCCTGAGCATCCTCATTGTTTCCGCCCGGCTATATGTTCGAGCTCGAATGCTGCGGAGTATCGGGTCGGATGACTACATTATCATAGCGTCCATG CTCTTGCTAGCAGGATACACGATAGTAACAACAGTCAACGTCCACCTAGGATACGGGACCCACGCCTCAGTAATTGAGGCAAAAGGCGGCGAGGCACTGCTCGAGGACATTCTGCTCATCAATTAcatcgacttcctcctgGGAATCATGTCCTTTACCACACCAAAACTCGCCATTGCTGCTTTGCTGAACCGCATCTTGAATCCGAGCAAATGGCAACGCGTGATGCTGTGGTCCTTGACGGGACTCGTCTTTGTGGCTTCGAGTATCTGCATCATCGTTCTCTTCACAATGTGCAACCCTCCCAAATCTCTGTGGTTGATCAGCCTACAAACCACTGGGGCCGCAACATGTCGCCCAATTTCGGTCCTTGTTGACTATGCCATCTTCACTGGGG CTATATCTGCCTTCGTCGACCTTTTTCTTGCCTTCTACCCGACGGTAACACTGATGAAGCTTCAAATGTCGCtgaaaaagaagatggcgctATGTGCGGCTTTGGGATTGGGTGCCGT TGCTTGTGCAATGGCCATCGTCAAGTGTCTGCAGCTGCCAGGCCTCGCCGACAAATCAGACCCGACAT ATGCTACCGCCGACCTCGTCATCTGGACCGC AATTGAATCCAATGTAATTATCATCGCCTCCTGCATCCCAACCTTAGGCCCGATTTACGAGATGATACGCGGCAAGCGGTCCTGGAGCTCACACGAACGCTACTACAAAAGCAGCCATCAGTTGCACTCCTCATCAATGGGCCACAGCGCGAGCAAGCCCAATTATGCTGTGCGCAAGCATCATGATGACCTTTTGACCACCACCGTCGGCGAGACGAAGAATGGCAGCCAGGAGAGTATCCTGCGGTCGGATGAGTTTCAGAATGGCGCGCATCCGCTGGCGCAGATTCGCCGCACCGATAATATTACTGTTGAATATAAGCAGTCCCAGTCTCCGCAACCGCCGCCTGCGTCGTGGTATCCGTGA
- a CDS encoding uncharacterized protein (ID:PFLUO_002628-T1.cds;~source:funannotate) — translation MTHSNGTTINGQTIDVEKLATSANSPQKIPNLLQEIASYGNGWEEDPQARFKLLEASRSLTYALETPREAVLRHCWSESTSYAAIHVGVDLGLFDALSKDHDPKSVEALAKATNADPVLLARILKHLAAMGAIEEAGAGEYSPNGFSSVLTVERYSDALPLMTRRFTKGILALPEFLKNNNYRNPTSTTETAFQLGHGLKLNFFGQLQQEPDTAKEFGNHMSVYAQGRMRWMDPGFYPVQEQMVDGASISDQDVLLVDMGGSIGHDLSEFRRKWPNVPGRLVLQDLSEVVCSAKDLDPSIEVTAHDFFTEQPVKGARAYYMHSVLHDWPDDVCHKILANITAAMKPGHSKLLINENVIPDTGPYWEATSLDLIMMIVGSCERSQYQWHALLESAGLRIVNIWTAQKGVESLIECELA, via the exons ATGACACACTCTAACGGCACAACAATCAACGGCCAGACAATTGACGTGGAGAAACTGGCCACCTCCGCGAATTCGCCTCAGAAGATTCCGAATCTGCTCCAGGAGATTGCCTCTTACGGCAATGGCTGGGAGGAGGACCCTCAAGCTCGATTCAAGTTGCTAGAAGCCTCCCGATCTCTGACTTATGCGCTGGAGACCCCGCGCGAGGCGGTTCTGAGACACTGCTGGTCAGAG TCCACGAGCTACGCAGCGATACACGTTGGCGTTGACCTAGGTCTCTTTGATGCTCTGTCCAAGGATCATGACCCAAAGTCAGTTGAGGCACTCGCAAAGGCCACGAACGCCGACCCGGTACTTCTGG CACGTATCTTGAAGCATCTTGCGGCCATGGGAGCAATCGAGGAGGCCGGCGCCGGTGAATATAGCCCGAATGGTTTCTCAAGCGTCCTGACCGTCGAGCGATACAGCGATGCTTTACCACTCAT GACTCGTCGTTTCACCAAGGGCATCCTCGCACTTCCGGAATTCCTCAAGAACAATAACTATCGCAATCCCACCAGTACGACCGAAACTGCTTTCCAGTTGGGCCACGGTCTAAAACTGAACTTCTTTGGACAACTGCAGCAGGAGCCGGACACGGCCAAGGAGTTTGGCAACCACATGTCGGTTTATGCTCAGGGCCGAATGCGATGGATGGACCCCGGATTTTACCCTgtccaggagcagatggtcGATGGAGCCTCAATCAGTGATCAAGACGTGCTGCTGGTCGATATGGGCGGCAGCATCGGCCATGATCTGTCTGAGTTTCGCCGCAAGTGGCCCAACGTACCCGGTCGACTCGTTCTGCAGGACCTGTCCGAGGTCGTGTGTTCGGCCAAGGACCTGGATCCGTCCATCGAAGTAACGGCTCATGACTTCTTCACTGAGCAGCCCGTCAAAG GTGCGCGTGCTTATTACATGCATTCCGTTCTCCACGACTGGCCGGATGACGTCTGCCACAAAATCCTGGCCAATATCACTGCAGCTATGAAACCAGGACACAGCAAATTGCTGATCAACGAGAATGTCATTCCCGACACGGGGCCGTATTGGGAGGCGACGAGCCTAGATttgatcatgatgattgttGGGTCTTGTGAGCGCAGTCAGTACCAGTGgcatgcgctgctggagTCTGCGGGGCTGCGGATTGTGAATATCTGGACGGCGCAAAAGGGCGTCGAGAGTCTGATCGAGTGCGAATTGGCGTAG
- a CDS encoding uncharacterized protein (ID:PFLUO_002629-T1.cds;~source:funannotate), protein MTSTDLTYAAGPVLDEPVVEKTGDDDEGRLMRLGHKQELKRNYTFWSLMAYQTTILSSWSGNIVMFYYIFTLGGPVCFIWGTAVVTIGQVLLMASLAEYCSLWPTAGGQQFYTQVVAPERYRRFLSYLVGWCVLVGEISASSNCALNSAQIVAELIKITYPDVQWSPYKTFLVYCGFLMAPALANLMPRHLPKMQVFGAFFNIANCLVWAIVFLIKADRNSASFTFTQFLNSSGWTSKGWVFILSMYVPIYGLYGSDGVMHLVEEMKNPSRDAPRVMVWSMIWAGVTAWLSGIVLVTTVGQNWPSYLEATASYVSWFVDVLDSIYGGGIWCALILIGLNSMLIVNIYTAGSRVTWSMARDRALPFSRYFSVVDKQWNIPLRALAAFIVLNILTGTLVLGSELAFYAIISGGGIALQVSYCVPVLCVVLRGREKLPPRPHFDLGRWGYTINIISLLWSIVVTLFYVFPQAEPVVGNIANMNWSIVILTGVVVFGAIYWFLKGRKEYLFFGNSVLEDNVIVDGEVVRSGQDALTAFGKH, encoded by the exons CAGACCTGACTTACGCCGCGGGGCCCGTACTAGACGAAcctgtggtggagaagacaggagatgacgatgagggccGACTCATGAGGCTCGGCCACAAGCAGGAGCTCAAGCGGAACTACACTTTCTGGAGCT TGATGGCCTATCAAACCACCATCTTGAGCTCGTGGTCGGGCAACATTGTCATGTTTTATTACATTTTCACCCTGGGCGGGCCGGTGTGCTTCATATGGGGAAC AGCGGTGGTCACCATCGGACAAGTGCTCCTAATGGCCTCTTTGGCAGAGTACTGCTCACTGTGGCCGACCGCTGGTGGCCAGCAGTTTTACACCCAG GTCGTTGCTCCCGAGCGTTATCGCCGATTTCTGTCCTACCTGGTCGGCTGGTGCGTCTTGGTGGGAGAGATTTCGGCGAGCTCCAATTGTGCTCTCAACAGCGCCCAAATTGTGGCCGAGTTGATCAAGATCACATATCCCGATGTGCAATGGAGT CCATACAAGACGTTCTTAGTCTACTGTGGATTCCTCATGGCGCCTGCGCTCGCCAATTTGATGCCAAGGCATCTTCCGAAGATGCAAGTATTTGGTGCATTCTTCAATATTGCCAATTGCCTAGTGTGGGCCATTGTATTCCTGATCAAGGCCGACAGAAACAGCGCCAGCTTCACATTTACCCAATTCCTTAATTCGTCCGGCTGGACATCAAAAGGCTGGGTGTTTATCCTAAGCATGTATGTGCCAATTTACGGCCTGTATGGATCTGATGGTGTGATGCACT TGGTCGAGGAAATGAAGAACCCATCTCGTGATGCTCCG AGAGTCATGGTTTGGTCCATGATCTGGGCCGGTGTCACTGCATGGTTGTCCGGAATTGTCCTCGTCACCACAGTTGGGCAGAACTGGCCGTCCTACCTCGAAGCGACCGCATCTTACGTT TCTTGGTTCGTCGACGTACTGGATTCGATCTATGGCGGCGGCATATGGTGTGCTCTGATTTTGATAGGGTTGAACTCGATGCTCATTGTCAACATCTATACAGCCGGATCGAGAGTCACATGGTCAATGGCTCGAGATCGCGCGCTGCCCTTCTCGAGGTACTTCTCAGTCGTCGACAAGCAATGGAATATCCCTTTGCGTGCGCTGGCGGCGTTCATTGTGCTCAATATTCTGACGGGCACTCTTGTCCTGGGCAGCGAGCTCGCCTTCTatgccatcatctccggTGGCGGCATTGCCTTGCAGGTCTCGTACTGTGTCCCGGTGCTCTGTGTTGTCTTGAGAGGCCGAGAAAAGCTACCACCGCGGCCACATTTCGACCTTGGACGTTGGGGCTATACTATCAACATCATCAGTCTCCTCTGGAGCATCGTCGTCACCCTGTTCTATGTGTTCCCGCAAGCTGAACCCGTAGTGGGCAACATTGCCAATATGAACTGGTCAATAGTGATTCTCACTGGAGTTGTCGTGTTTGGAGCCATCTACTGGTTTCTCAAGGGCAGAAAAGAGTATCTATTTTTTGGCAACTCAGTCCTGGAGGACAATGTCATCGTTGATGGAGAAGTAGTGAGGAGTGGACAGGATGCGTTGACAGCATTTGGAAAGCACTGA